From one Microbacterium sp. 10M-3C3 genomic stretch:
- a CDS encoding uracil-DNA glycosylase family protein: protein MPAMRPIPSSLKIEHAFLEKEVVVSRTALPTDWAAGVAAQGLDVEVIDDIVDRAYVAPVTTWPTETAVFRAFELTPLDRVRVVVVGQDPYPSAADATGVAFSTGPRGAVRDALKAVYANLSSDPAFAAPSHGDLTEWAERGALLLNAALTLGATSLDMRCSLWRPLLRAALAAVSATGKPIPVVLLGGRAVALRAAVKDPAAVQAAGHPTPRNKRANQFPLFEYARPFRDANAFLMSRGEAPFDWSLAP from the coding sequence ATGCCCGCCATGCGGCCCATTCCGTCATCACTGAAAATCGAGCACGCGTTCCTGGAGAAGGAGGTGGTCGTGTCGCGAACCGCATTGCCAACAGACTGGGCCGCTGGCGTCGCTGCGCAGGGGCTCGACGTCGAGGTGATCGACGACATAGTCGACCGCGCATACGTGGCGCCAGTCACAACCTGGCCCACAGAGACGGCTGTGTTCAGAGCCTTCGAGCTGACACCGCTCGACCGCGTCCGGGTCGTAGTCGTTGGCCAGGATCCATATCCCAGCGCAGCCGACGCGACCGGCGTTGCCTTCTCCACAGGACCGCGCGGCGCCGTTAGAGATGCGTTGAAGGCCGTTTACGCCAACCTGTCCTCTGACCCTGCCTTTGCTGCACCCAGCCACGGCGACCTCACGGAGTGGGCCGAGCGCGGAGCGCTGTTGCTCAACGCGGCGCTCACGCTCGGCGCCACGAGCTTGGATATGCGGTGCAGCCTTTGGCGGCCCCTGCTTCGCGCAGCGCTCGCGGCCGTGAGCGCGACGGGTAAGCCGATTCCGGTCGTGCTCCTCGGGGGACGGGCCGTTGCCCTTCGCGCTGCCGTCAAGGATCCTGCGGCGGTACAGGCAGCGGGGCACCCCACGCCGCGCAATAAGCGCGCGAATCAGTTCCCGCTCTTCGAGTATGCGCGTCCCTTCCGCGACGCCAACGCGTTCCTGATGAGCCGCGGTGAAGCTCCATTCGACTGGTCGCTCGCGCCGTAG
- a CDS encoding helix-turn-helix transcriptional regulator produces the protein MSDSGAMSDDRPEHEDPQYVDLVVGPNREQDNKSFGRMLAEFRELAGLSRSEAAARLDISAEYLRLIELGRRSPALGQMRAFIDTYSIQGDVGRLQPGGDRPDLILMPPHGDEPMNVEFVSRVREARRRGIDLSPEAEKRRETVRRREAELPSESRAVELGYIVALLAKADDRTLAKIYDILETDSTA, from the coding sequence ATGAGCGACAGTGGCGCCATGAGCGACGATCGGCCCGAGCACGAGGATCCGCAATATGTTGATCTGGTCGTCGGGCCCAACCGCGAGCAGGACAACAAGAGCTTCGGCAGAATGCTCGCGGAGTTTCGCGAACTCGCCGGTCTATCTCGGAGCGAGGCAGCGGCAAGGCTAGACATCTCGGCCGAGTACCTGCGTCTTATCGAACTGGGACGCCGTAGTCCAGCCCTGGGCCAGATGCGCGCGTTCATTGACACCTACTCGATCCAAGGCGATGTGGGGCGCCTTCAGCCGGGGGGCGACCGTCCCGACCTAATCCTCATGCCACCACATGGTGACGAACCTATGAACGTGGAGTTTGTGAGCAGAGTCCGCGAAGCGCGCCGCCGAGGCATTGACTTGTCCCCCGAGGCCGAGAAGCGGCGCGAGACCGTACGCCGACGGGAAGCAGAGCTGCCCTCTGAGAGCCGCGCTGTCGAGCTTGGCTACATCGTCGCACTTCTCGCCAAGGCAGACGACCGAACGCTGGCGAAGATCTATGACATCTTGGAGACCGACTCCACTGCTTGA
- a CDS encoding GIY-YIG nuclease family protein: MALTLGPLLIDAGIDPAQALVIRHAFAQESQESGLIGLHADSTHAEILEYTARQSTDTRRFPATPPATWVVFIREGGDQARLWAVVENRGEVVNNGIIRTFDIVESEHMADLRGRLVVGWRSPRTWKMNATTAASYSVVGIADAEPIPFPGFDRLVLNYPQLQAVMREHRYASWRTALSSVFGIYLITDTRDGRHYVGKADGEESIRQRWHAYATNGHGGNVELKTVDPRSFRFSLLRVFDPSTPKADINAAEGHFKVALDSVRHGLNRN, from the coding sequence ATGGCACTGACGCTCGGCCCGCTCCTGATCGACGCAGGCATAGACCCCGCACAGGCACTTGTGATTCGTCACGCGTTCGCACAGGAATCCCAAGAGAGCGGCCTCATAGGTCTGCACGCCGACTCAACGCACGCGGAGATTCTGGAGTACACAGCGCGCCAGTCCACAGACACCCGCCGCTTTCCCGCCACGCCCCCAGCCACATGGGTCGTGTTCATCCGGGAGGGTGGCGACCAAGCCCGCCTGTGGGCGGTGGTAGAGAATCGCGGCGAGGTCGTCAACAACGGCATCATCCGCACGTTTGACATCGTCGAGAGCGAGCACATGGCCGACCTGCGCGGGCGTCTGGTCGTGGGCTGGCGGTCACCGCGCACGTGGAAAATGAACGCCACGACTGCGGCGAGCTACTCGGTGGTAGGGATCGCGGACGCCGAACCGATTCCGTTCCCCGGGTTCGACCGACTCGTGCTGAACTACCCCCAGCTCCAAGCCGTCATGCGCGAGCACCGCTACGCCTCATGGCGCACGGCGCTGTCCTCGGTCTTCGGGATCTACCTCATCACCGATACCCGAGACGGTCGGCACTACGTCGGGAAGGCAGACGGCGAGGAGAGCATCCGGCAGCGCTGGCACGCCTACGCGACCAACGGGCACGGCGGCAACGTGGAGCTGAAGACGGTTGATCCCCGCAGCTTCCGCTTCTCGCTACTTCGAGTCTTTGACCCCTCGACCCCCAAGGCAGATATCAACGCGGCGGAGGGGCACTTCAAGGTTGCGCTCGACTCGGTTCGACACGGGCTGAACCGGAACTGA
- a CDS encoding site-specific DNA-methyltransferase → MAPDRPRVVALKQGVQLPDIKPQTPVAALDRSAWLSSAETFSIAEVAPLVGMAPTFIAKVLGRRAHLTVQDVLTLLDQDAFSETFLPRSKVLDFLTAEREEPGNDYQRTDTHLLIEGNVTEALDLLEPGSVNCVVTSTPYWGLRIYKDSKLVRWADGEECAYGHEQTPEGFIRHSVQILFQLRNVLADDGSIWWNIMDSYNTRTQIRGNAAEALRAMQGKDSKSWADHAARRYSAGHSYLKDGELSMIPVQIAQRASRIGLFVKSLITWAKTSSMPEPQNSRVSRGSEFVIHMTKTRTPKFDREAYRRIAPALGGRNVGFESDKLADVWVLPTSSGKNGHGAQFPTALPGRCIALSTDTEDVVLDPFVGSGNSGVAARALGRRFIGIDVSPQYIGIAEAAISSVPRSGFAAATDATAHQDLPMTGEL, encoded by the coding sequence ATGGCACCAGACCGACCTCGCGTTGTAGCGCTGAAGCAGGGGGTTCAACTCCCCGATATCAAGCCCCAGACCCCGGTCGCCGCCCTCGATCGTTCGGCGTGGTTGTCCAGCGCGGAGACGTTCAGCATCGCGGAGGTCGCACCGCTCGTCGGTATGGCCCCCACCTTCATCGCGAAGGTCCTCGGTCGTCGCGCTCACCTCACCGTCCAGGATGTGCTCACTCTGCTCGACCAGGATGCGTTCAGTGAGACCTTCCTGCCGCGTAGCAAGGTGCTCGACTTCCTCACGGCCGAGCGCGAAGAGCCGGGCAACGACTACCAACGCACAGACACGCATCTTCTGATCGAAGGCAACGTCACTGAGGCGCTGGACCTACTCGAGCCCGGCTCGGTGAACTGCGTCGTGACCTCCACGCCGTACTGGGGGCTTCGGATCTACAAGGACTCCAAACTCGTGCGCTGGGCCGACGGAGAGGAATGCGCCTACGGCCACGAGCAGACTCCTGAAGGTTTCATTCGGCACTCCGTCCAGATCCTGTTCCAGCTGCGCAACGTCCTCGCTGACGACGGTTCCATCTGGTGGAACATCATGGACTCGTACAACACCCGCACGCAGATCCGAGGAAATGCGGCCGAGGCGCTCCGCGCGATGCAGGGTAAGGACTCCAAGTCCTGGGCAGACCATGCCGCCCGCCGCTACAGCGCTGGACACTCCTACCTCAAGGATGGCGAGCTAAGCATGATCCCCGTTCAGATCGCGCAGCGGGCAAGCCGAATCGGACTCTTCGTGAAGAGTCTTATCACCTGGGCGAAGACGAGCAGCATGCCTGAGCCGCAGAACTCCCGTGTGAGTCGCGGCTCTGAATTCGTGATTCACATGACTAAGACCCGCACGCCAAAGTTCGATCGCGAGGCGTATCGCCGTATCGCTCCCGCACTCGGTGGTCGCAACGTCGGGTTCGAGTCGGACAAGCTCGCGGACGTGTGGGTGCTGCCGACTTCGAGCGGTAAGAATGGGCACGGCGCCCAGTTTCCAACAGCGCTCCCGGGTCGGTGTATAGCCCTCAGTACTGACACGGAAGACGTGGTGCTCGATCCGTTTGTCGGGAGCGGCAACTCAGGCGTTGCTGCCCGCGCACTAGGGCGTCGTTTCATCGGGATCGACGTCTCGCCGCAGTACATCGGTATCGCTGAGGCCGCGATCAGCAGTGTGCCTCGCAGCGGCTTCGCGGCCGCAACGGATGCGACCGCTCACCAGGACCTGCCGATGACCGGAGAGCTCTAG
- a CDS encoding DUF3846 domain-containing protein has product MVRALRIPADQDEPISGLEVHQLEDYQAAVGGWIEPVDIPELGITIYVHEEGLVLGLPFNPRTTFLWWYFVPETRQKAMLVGPALIVGLPDGNGDSTSIPTDVAPLLTEPGRWRVEAKVKGEADWMQIPATYTDYFEALVWAMVTLERWRHAEDVRVVPVGSGITIQPVRATDPADLEHPPAP; this is encoded by the coding sequence GTGGTGAGGGCGCTGCGCATCCCCGCCGACCAGGACGAGCCCATCTCTGGGCTCGAGGTCCACCAATTGGAGGACTACCAGGCCGCGGTGGGCGGCTGGATCGAGCCGGTGGACATCCCAGAGCTCGGGATCACGATCTACGTCCACGAGGAAGGCTTGGTGCTTGGGTTGCCGTTCAACCCCCGTACCACCTTCCTCTGGTGGTACTTCGTGCCCGAAACCCGCCAGAAGGCGATGCTGGTCGGCCCGGCGCTGATCGTCGGGCTGCCCGACGGAAACGGCGATAGCACGAGCATTCCGACCGACGTCGCTCCGCTCCTCACCGAACCGGGCAGATGGCGCGTCGAAGCGAAGGTCAAGGGCGAGGCGGACTGGATGCAGATCCCGGCCACCTATACCGACTACTTCGAAGCGCTCGTCTGGGCAATGGTCACGCTTGAACGATGGAGGCACGCAGAAGACGTACGCGTCGTTCCTGTGGGCAGCGGCATCACCATCCAGCCGGTCCGCGCCACCGACCCGGCCGACCTGGAACACCCGCCCGCCCCCTGA
- a CDS encoding SGNH/GDSL hydrolase family protein, which translates to MARLPKVGDDKGTWGGILNEYLSQSLNDDGTLKTDSVGAPQLKPNSVTGAAIANGSISNAKIADGAVGNAQISDGAIDEDHLTSVVKDKLNAGMADGSITTAKLADDAVTNAKIADGAVTTAALATGAVSVAKLQNAAAANGPAILDGSGKLPPSTIPMQAAADSEEVKAAIESAEGVVSRVPDESWTLGWEQSAFMRPGRTDDPTIAIAQTMTTGLSSPATIAPAIVNIGSNTQNWDGSSDTKFRYWPGVFSTGNGGSGDLALYGSEKPGGAAQAARWPLVVEFVTDTGNAVLELFGYALGGGAAMKLEVNGRLTDDVYFRVRSGGGPWMVTVTFPVAAARRIRVMMPGDGGFSGVRVPTGQTITKAPAPTQTIAFLGDSWVNGSGSAYGYPNGAGDLDTFAWRYARLLGGPYAAMMLAGIGGTGWTAGTSGGQPANYSVRVPAILSRNPDTLVIYGSQNDSDTDISAAVSSLLASVTSIPRVIVLSTALSGYQNQIASVRAATLAAGRLFVDLKDYMYGTGGANSAKYDGNKDVLLMNTGDLHPTLDGHRALASSAYRRTIRQLTGRF; encoded by the coding sequence ATGGCACGACTACCTAAAGTCGGCGATGACAAGGGCACCTGGGGAGGGATCCTTAACGAGTACCTCAGCCAGTCCCTCAACGACGATGGAACGCTGAAGACCGACAGTGTTGGCGCACCGCAACTGAAACCGAACTCCGTCACGGGAGCCGCCATTGCGAACGGCTCGATCTCGAACGCGAAGATCGCCGACGGCGCCGTCGGCAACGCCCAGATCTCGGATGGCGCGATCGATGAGGACCACCTGACAAGTGTCGTCAAGGACAAGCTGAACGCTGGCATGGCGGACGGCTCGATCACCACGGCAAAGCTGGCAGACGACGCGGTTACCAACGCGAAGATCGCGGACGGCGCAGTCACGACTGCCGCACTCGCTACAGGTGCAGTCTCCGTCGCCAAGCTCCAGAACGCCGCTGCAGCCAACGGACCCGCCATCCTTGATGGAAGCGGAAAGCTTCCCCCGTCCACTATCCCGATGCAGGCCGCGGCCGACTCGGAGGAGGTGAAAGCGGCGATTGAGTCGGCGGAGGGTGTTGTCTCTCGTGTGCCAGACGAGTCGTGGACCCTTGGGTGGGAACAATCCGCCTTCATGCGGCCGGGACGAACTGACGACCCGACTATTGCGATTGCCCAGACAATGACGACCGGCCTTAGCTCCCCGGCCACAATCGCGCCCGCAATAGTGAACATCGGCTCCAACACGCAGAACTGGGACGGATCGTCTGACACCAAGTTCCGCTACTGGCCTGGCGTCTTCTCTACCGGCAATGGGGGATCAGGCGACCTCGCGTTGTACGGGAGTGAAAAGCCAGGCGGTGCGGCTCAGGCCGCTCGTTGGCCGCTCGTAGTCGAGTTCGTCACCGATACAGGAAATGCAGTGCTTGAACTCTTCGGATATGCACTCGGTGGTGGCGCCGCCATGAAACTTGAGGTGAACGGGCGTCTGACGGACGACGTATATTTTCGGGTTCGGTCAGGCGGCGGCCCGTGGATGGTGACCGTAACGTTCCCCGTAGCCGCGGCTCGACGCATCCGGGTTATGATGCCCGGAGACGGCGGATTCTCGGGCGTGCGAGTACCAACGGGCCAAACCATCACCAAAGCACCCGCTCCCACCCAGACAATCGCGTTTCTGGGAGATTCATGGGTGAATGGTTCGGGATCGGCCTACGGCTACCCCAACGGAGCGGGAGACCTCGACACCTTCGCGTGGCGCTACGCGCGACTGCTGGGCGGACCCTACGCAGCCATGATGCTCGCAGGGATCGGAGGCACAGGATGGACCGCCGGTACTAGTGGCGGACAGCCAGCGAACTACTCCGTTCGGGTGCCGGCGATCCTCTCCAGAAATCCTGACACGCTGGTCATCTACGGCTCGCAGAACGACTCCGACACGGACATAAGCGCTGCCGTCAGCTCGCTTCTCGCGTCGGTCACGTCGATACCGCGCGTCATCGTACTTTCAACCGCGCTCAGCGGCTACCAGAACCAGATTGCGTCGGTGCGCGCGGCGACACTCGCGGCCGGCAGACTGTTCGTCGATCTGAAGGACTACATGTACGGCACGGGTGGTGCCAACAGTGCGAAGTACGACGGCAACAAGGATGTTCTGCTCATGAATACAGGCGATCTTCACCCGACGCTCGACGGTCACCGGGCGCTGGCCAGTAGTGCATACCGCCGAACGATACGCCAACTGACGGGGAGGTTCTAA
- a CDS encoding HIRAN domain-containing protein has protein sequence MGFLSRLFGKPDVTTTTVATTQPSERGAPARPKLRVEVTYSLGGAQDLVKLTGTTTFAKDAITRLAERSGAGAGGYIETSGTLQREPDNQADPHAVAVHVEGEKIGYLPGYLAMLVDLSTSGARAVQVQIFTEVLPKGLRAEAWAWLADGPAQWQWSETNRPPLSSGAKVAAHQQSIDQMVADALAGGGARADSFVQGMVNGVHYLQLVEPIKQLKREGRLDDALVLCYAAIEGAEANREGREPAPWYTEQAAIIHRKLGQRDKEIAVLERWFAACPPERRDGSRIGERLSKLIA, from the coding sequence ATGGGGTTCCTCAGCAGATTGTTCGGCAAGCCGGACGTCACGACAACCACGGTCGCCACGACACAACCATCAGAGCGAGGCGCGCCCGCTCGCCCAAAGCTGCGCGTCGAGGTGACCTATTCACTCGGCGGCGCGCAGGATCTGGTGAAACTCACCGGCACAACGACCTTTGCGAAGGACGCCATCACCCGTCTCGCCGAGCGCAGCGGAGCTGGAGCGGGTGGCTATATCGAGACGTCCGGCACCTTGCAGCGCGAGCCCGACAATCAAGCGGATCCACACGCGGTTGCCGTGCACGTCGAGGGGGAGAAGATCGGGTACCTCCCCGGCTACCTCGCGATGCTCGTCGACCTCTCGACGAGCGGCGCACGCGCTGTGCAGGTGCAGATCTTCACCGAGGTGCTGCCGAAGGGTCTGCGCGCCGAGGCGTGGGCCTGGCTTGCGGACGGACCGGCGCAGTGGCAGTGGTCCGAGACAAACCGGCCACCGCTGTCTTCGGGCGCAAAGGTTGCCGCGCACCAGCAGAGCATCGACCAGATGGTCGCAGACGCGCTGGCCGGCGGCGGTGCGCGTGCAGACTCGTTCGTGCAGGGCATGGTGAACGGCGTCCACTACCTCCAGCTCGTCGAGCCGATCAAGCAGCTCAAGCGCGAGGGACGCTTGGATGACGCACTGGTGCTCTGCTACGCCGCGATCGAAGGCGCGGAAGCCAACCGCGAGGGGCGTGAACCTGCTCCTTGGTATACCGAGCAGGCCGCGATCATCCACCGCAAGCTCGGGCAACGCGATAAAGAGATCGCCGTGCTCGAGCGCTGGTTCGCCGCCTGTCCGCCAGAGCGCCGCGACGGCAGTCGGATCGGCGAACGTCTCAGCAAGCTCATCGCGTAA
- a CDS encoding helix-turn-helix domain-containing protein gives MTDAQDRSRIQLNPGQQVILQWIVDGCPPGVYPDDEFSHRVSARALKNRGLVEISGHGKSWRAVPTERGRVWPEATDEDRRERERLARPTQQVLVEQGSANVEAGALGRALKRMPRPKPTPKKFPVRQVNKQETHMRYKVVVTRVQVAEKWVRATDEEDAARKVQEEFAKPYSYFGNWETKASEVEIIEAEQTTVIHPSKLSESGPMLLSLKDAAAALGIPYSALYELTNRGDIEYTKMGSRKYIQRESLMSFIATNTHRGYSPS, from the coding sequence ATGACGGACGCACAGGACCGCAGCCGCATCCAGCTCAACCCCGGTCAACAGGTAATCCTGCAGTGGATCGTCGACGGCTGTCCGCCTGGTGTCTACCCGGACGATGAGTTCAGTCACCGCGTCTCGGCCCGCGCCCTGAAGAACCGCGGGCTGGTCGAGATCAGCGGCCACGGGAAGTCGTGGCGTGCCGTCCCGACGGAGCGCGGCCGCGTGTGGCCCGAGGCCACCGACGAAGACCGCCGGGAGCGTGAGCGCCTGGCACGTCCCACGCAGCAGGTGCTCGTCGAGCAAGGCTCCGCGAACGTGGAAGCGGGCGCGCTGGGTCGAGCGCTCAAACGAATGCCGCGTCCGAAGCCGACGCCCAAGAAGTTCCCCGTCAGGCAGGTCAACAAGCAGGAGACGCACATGAGATACAAGGTCGTGGTCACGCGCGTCCAGGTCGCTGAGAAGTGGGTGCGCGCCACCGACGAGGAAGACGCCGCCCGCAAAGTCCAGGAGGAGTTCGCCAAGCCCTACAGCTACTTCGGCAATTGGGAGACGAAGGCATCGGAGGTGGAGATCATCGAGGCGGAACAGACGACGGTGATCCACCCCAGCAAGCTCTCCGAATCCGGCCCGATGCTGCTCAGCTTGAAGGACGCGGCAGCGGCGCTGGGCATTCCCTACTCAGCGCTCTATGAGCTGACCAACCGGGGCGACATCGAGTACACGAAGATGGGCTCGAGGAAGTACATCCAGCGCGAATCTCTGATGAGCTTCATCGCGACGAACACGCACCGCGGCTACTCGCCGAGTTGA